AATCCCTTATCAGGCCACCCCATGTTGAGTAATAAACAATCCTCCTTTTCAGCACCTAAAACGATAAGGGTCTAAATCATAGAAAGTGCAAAAGGATGGAAAAGCGGCTGATGAAGGAAATGTGGGAATAAAAGATTATGTAAAGGTGATGGCAAAAGAAAGTGTAAAGATATATAGGAATAAAAGATTATGTAACAAAAAGAAGACGATAGGAATAAGGAAGAAGCGAAACGACCAGGCAAGGAAGGAGGATCTTGAACTTCCAATAAAAGCATCCCCTTGTCTGATGTTGATTTTATAGGGTTAGAAACAAGGACCCCTACAAGATCCGCAAAATAAAGTCGGGTCcttagaagaagaagcaagGGAGAGAGTGGGAGATAAAGGTGGTGGAGGGCAGGGCCGAGGAgtttgagaaagaagaaaagagaaacacCATGTCAGAGGAGAAAGTGTCCACCCACAAGTAAGAAGAGATCCTAGCGTGTGCAAGGATGCTCTTATGAACACAAGTatagaagggaaaaaatggaaagttgGGACCTCATCACCATCAGGTATCgattttgatgaaatttttgCTCTAGCGTGTGTAAGGATGCTCTTATGGACACAAgtagagaaagggaaaaatggaaagttaGGATATCATCAATATCCATAtgccaataaataaaaaggtatCGACTTTGATGAATTTGTGCTCTAGTTGTTAAGATGTCTTCCATACGTGTTGTTTTGGGTTTGACAGTTAGCCTTGACTTAGAGGTCGAGAAAATGGATGTTAAGTGTGCATTTCTTCGTGGGGATTTAGATAAAGAAATCCATATGGAAGAACTAGAGAGTTTTAAGTAGAAAGGCAAAGAGGATCTGGTGtgtaaattgaagaaaagtcTTTATGGGTTGAAACAGGCACCGGGACAATGGTAGAAGAAATTTGAGTCAGTTATGGGGGAGCAAGGCTACAAAAAATCTACTTCTGATCATTGGGTTTTTGTCCAGAAATTTTCtgataatgattttgttatattattactctatgttgatgatattttgattgttgGTAGGAATGTTTCGAGAATTGGTAGCTTGAAGGAACAATTGAGCAAATCGTTTGCCACGAAGGATTTAGGGCCAACAAAGAAAGTTCTTGAAATTCGAATAGTTTGAGATAGAGCATCCAAGAATTTATACATGTCACAACAACAATACATAGAGAAAGTACTTGAACGTTTCAAAATGAGTCAAGCAAAATTGGTTAGTTCTCCTTTACTGAATCATTTCAAATTGAGCCGTAAACATGACCTTTCAACTGATAAAGAGAAGGAAGATATGAATAACATCTCGTATGTTTCAGCAATTGGGAGCTTAATGTATGTCATGGTATGTACTAGACTTGATATTACACATGTTGTTGGTATTGTTACTCGTTTTATGTCTaatcaagaaaaacaacattGGGAGGCAATCTAGTGCATCATGAAATATTTGAGAGTTACTtccaatttgaagctcacattTGAGGATGAAAAGACACTACTTACTGGGTATATTGATTCAGATATTGTAGGGGACTTAAGACAATAGAAAGTCTACTCAGTACAACAGATGCGCCTTTTAATAACATCCAACCATAACATTTCTAAAAACATGCTATAAAAACTAAAGGAAAAAATGTGGaaaagcaaaatattaaaagcgggaaaaaaattcaattcattttttaggGTTTGCCCATCTTACGCTCCTCGCAAAtgctcattttcattttcgttCTTTCACTCCTCAAATACCTCTCTTCAATTTCGTTTATGTTCATTCATGCTCCACCCTCAATTCAATCCTCTCTTCAATTTGATCTCTCCCCACATTCACTCTTCGATTTTGTTCTTTCACACCCATTCACCTTCATCTCGTTGTAGGTCTCAAACCTCTATTCGATTTCAATCACGCCTAAGGTCAGAAAAATTTCTCTCTTGTTGGTTTTGACCATTTTTACGTTGAAtcgtgtttttttttttttcgtttagAGTGTTATTACTCGTGGAGAGATGAATAGTAGAATATAAAAGTTAGTGATTTTCGATTAAATTACAAACAGATTTCAatacaatacaaaatttaatagcTTCATCATCAATATGGACAATCTTTCCAACAAGGAAATTTCTCACAATTTCAAGAATTTCAGTgagtctcttttttttttttcttttttgctggaaagtagaaaaaaaagtagaaaatatgatgtatCAAAGACATTATTAAAATAGGAATTAAGCAttggaaataataattattgtaatatatgaaaattgcaGAGGAATTTTAGTAGAAAAGGAATGTTACGTGGCAGAAACAAGATAGGGAAAGATAATGGTGATGGTGATGAAGCAGGAGGAGAGTTCATACTCCAATAGCCAAAGTTACTTTAACTTCAGAATGCACGTGCTCAACACTTGCAAGTTCCTACCCAAAAGAAACCATTAACATTTGGagctctcatttttttttttttaaatttctaatcaACTGACCAGACCCAAAATGGGATATGGCTTAtgctatttttaataattttgccCATGAAAAAATGTTGCGGTGTGTTTGTGTGTGGGGGGGTAGGGGAAGGAGGGTAGAGCACACTAGAAAAGCAGGCAGTGTTGGGGAGAGAAGAATTGGTGGTCGGCGGCAGCAGCGGTGGTGCACTGAGCCATGAGACAGCGATTAGTAGCACCCAAAGAAACGACGGAACCAAAAAGCTTCGCATTAGAAGATCTTTTGTTTTGTGCTACACTGTAAGctcatttcttttgtttttatctttaccattcaaatgaattattttaattttgattacgAAATTAATaccttttaattcttttttaatttttattttctaataattattgtaatataGGGTTAAAAATTCCAATCTTAAGTTTGGaatcaatatcattttatatatgtcAAGCATCACAACATGTTTTTGGTATTTGTCTTTATGttagtttatgttttgatgCCCAAGATTTGTGAAGATTGAGGTGCAATTTAAGGTGCAGAAGGAGAACATGTTTTGATGTTCGAGATTTGTGAGATTTGTGGAAAAGGTGTCATGTCACTTaaccattttgatttttcattcatataaTTTCTTACTTCTAAATCTCTTATGTGTACCCAGCAAAAAATACTCTTAATGTATTTAAATCTACTATTCAATAACTTTTATTCTTGCACATTCAATGTCTTTGATCGTAGTCACAAGATGTGTGTGAGAACCACAAAATGCACCCTTAAACATATtaagttaaagaaatatttgatattagtgctttcaacttttgattatgattgattcatttaaaattttggtattatGTATATTTGAAGGTAATCTTCAAAACATCTTAATTAAATTGCCTCATCCTTCTTTAATGtctaatctttttatttttattcaacatCAATCTCCTAATTTGATTTTCCCTCCTACTCTGTTATCCTTCtactttcttttaactttttttttttggatcaATCTAGAGTTCTTTATACTCTTCATTAGTTAACTTCATATCTATCTTGATCACAAGCCGTGATAGCCGCATTTTAGTGTGTTACACACGAAAGTGGAAGTGAGTTGAAGGGTGAAAAGGagttacaaaacaaaacatggtCATACTATCATTGGTTCATAGATGAAAATCAAGTTACTAAAAGGTAATTCAATACCTAGTCTTCCTAACCCATAGTAGTATATGTTTCTCATAGTGAAAATTGATGATTTGGCATGGATCCATGTGTCTTGGAGTTCAAATTGGCTGGGAAGTTAAGGATGTGGATGCAAATTCTTTActtgttttgtatttgttggATTATAGGTATCTTCAAGGGCTTAGACTTGAAGCTTGAAGTGCAGCATAGAAGGTTATTCAAATGGATGCATCGAGATGGGTagctattttttctttgttgataTTGATGGGTAGCTGTTTTTTCATTGTTGATACTGATTTCATGGGGGTGGGTaatgattttttagatttgaattacAACAtctttgtgggtttttgttattgttttgctttgttttagCTATTGGTTTATTTGACTAGTGGCTTGCATGAGATTTTGTGATCATGTATGGTGAATCATAAAGAGACAGAACTTTGCTTCAGTGTACTTCGTATTagtgaaacattttttataagctttatgaattaatttgaagtatttttcaaTAGAGAAGTCAACTGCTTCATTTTCACTGTTGGTTTAGAGGTAGGAATAAAAGAAGTTTGATATTTACGACCATTTGTGTAATTCTTTCTGTTGTTGTGAATTTGTTTGATCACTCACATagtttattctttattttatatttcgttgtgttttttcttataGCCAAAGATCTGATATGTTGTTTATGAAGTTTGAATTTAGAATTAGTGTTTgaggttaaaatatttacaatgaCTAAAATGGTGTTTACGTAAAGTTTAGAGcctttttctgtttattgagaacttcatttcaattttttgataTAGACAAGTTTTCTTAATGGTTTGGAGATGGAAAATAACACAAAGGTACACAATTAGTTTAAGTCGTGAAGAAGCCTAGGACATTCTTATTttagttgaatttttattatgCAATTGAAAATCGACAGTGTGAGAGTGACGACAGAAAATATTAGGAGTTAAAACAAtagaaacaacaaattatGTACTATTCGTATTTCAAACATTTGGGGATCAATATATGGTCCGATCGAGCTGAAATTTTGACAGTGTATTCTTGGCAAAGGATCTTCATTTTGAATAGTGGATATTTGGTTTGGAGCTATCTACAATCAGATTCTAGTAGATAGTTGGATACCACATATTGTGAgatctttctatttttcttcattgttaTAGTCGTTTGTTGTTgggtttattattattgagaTACCACATATTGTGAGAACTTTGTTGTACccatttaagattataatgaaaatttggactTTGGTCTTTGGGTTTTTACTTCTCACGTTGAGGAGAGTTTTCCACCTTAAATTCGTTGTGTCAATACtttgataattattgttatcattGTTGATTAATAATATTCTAACATGTTCACACAAGAGTGAGATAATTGATTCAAGTGAAAAGTGTTTATCCCAAAAAATTGTTCATGTAATCtctatcatttaattttcctAATAATAGTTGTTGTAAGTTCAtatatttggtttatttaCTCTCCTATTAAACAAATCACATTcaataggtaaaaaaaaatgaaaaaaagaaaatatatgaatgctacaaatacattttctttttaaatgaaaatgtatgACATATTTCAATATGAAATTACCATATGTTTACTTacaataattaagaaaaactatagctaaaaaattatgagaaaacttcttatcttattttctatttttaaatagtcgATCGTTATAGAAGTTAtccatataaaaatatatccaaTCTTCTCTACAATGGCTCGAGCTTTTTATTCAAGATCTCCTGCAGCACTCTTGGAAGAGTATTAGCCTTTGCCTACATATACAACCAAACTATAGAAATCACATCCAAAGTATTTAAGAGCATTAGCCTTCTTTTCCTCccaattttaagtttaaactaCAACAGTTGTTCTTCAATTGTTAAGTTTGTATTTATggataattgaaaatatagaaatcaGATATAAAGTATAATAGACATAGCATGCAgatataccaaaatttaaatctaatccTAAATCTCAATTTGTGCCACTGTCTAGTTAATAAATAAGAGTTTACGAGTATAGATTTTGCTACATTTAATTTGCATTTATGATTTATGCTTTAGGGATCTTTTAATTTGCAAATTCTAATTAAGTTGAATAACTAAACTGGAAACCACATCTAAAGCTGATAGattattaagaatttaaaatatttacaattcttTTAGCCTATCATTTCATTCCATGTTttgtgtatttgttttttaaaattaaacttctaaaCTCTAGTTTCATCTCTAAGGTAAAAATTCtaagaaatagtttttaaaaattgatttggttttctaagaatttaaatgtttctttaaataaagACAAAATCATTATAAAGAATTTAGAAgtaaacaaacataaatttaaaaaacaaaaaagtaggAACCCCTATAAGATTAACTATATGTCACTTTTAGCTTCTATAAACATTCATTTTACCTATAAATTACTTACTTTTAAACTACTTTTtaccaataatatttttaaaaactaaaccaaaaacttattttgtttaaaaaatttggcCAAGAATACGATTTTAAGATAGGAACAATTGtaggaaattaaaagaaagtatgGTTATCAAAGAAGGCACAAGTGAACATACCTGAAGGAGTAAGGTGAGGAAGAGCCTCCCATTAAAGGATCGAAAAGAGGAAGCAGTTAAGAGGAGAAGCCCATCCTCTTCCAGAGAGAGGAGAATTTGTGAAAAAGGAAGTTGTGTGTGGGTTTGATCTTCTAAGGCTATTTGAAGAAGTGCTTCTGTTTCACTAAGCCAATTCACAGCACAAAACGAACTCATCCATGGTTCCTTATTGTTCTTTCTTATTTGctttaaattttcttcattaagCTTTGTGACAAGGCCTTCCTTCCTTCTCCTTAATCCCTCCACTTGCTGTTGAAGCTCTGGAATGTACTTCAATGCCTTTGATATTGTGCTTGGATTACTCATTCTTTTCTGTGTCATAACCATTAGgtgataaaaaagaattaaggTAGATTATTTGGATCAGCTTTCTAAATTACTATTCTATTCTTGagggcaaaaaaaaaaaaaaaaacgttatCTTAAGAATATGTAAGTATGTGTgcatatattttcaaatgttaaattttttttttttaaaaaatcatttttggaaAATACTCAAAAGTATTTACCAACctcttaaactaaaatttgataaaatgttggAGTTTGtaaaataagaatttatttagaatgtcttttcaagtgtttaatttaaaaaaataagttattttgaaaaaaattagagcGTTTGACGACAACTCACAAAATAACTTTTGGAGTGTATTTTGCACAACCTttatcaaaatagttttaaaaaaattagttttcgataaaaaaagatttcttAAGTTAATccatatgaattttttttcttaagctCATGAAACACTCCAATTTTAGAAGGGAGACATGAATGAACCAATATTACATTCGAATAAAAGGGATATTGAGGATATGAAAATAAGGTTaataaagatttaaaagaattgaatgtcACATCTATACCAACAAGGTGCACTTTCTTTTTCGGTGTGCTTAGCTTGGagcaattttgtaaaattccaaaatcttTAGAACTACTACTACAAATTTGGCCTTCTTTGATGTGCAAAgcatgtaaaaaaaatgtcttctTTGATAGTCTTTTCATATCAAGTAGGTAGATATCAAAAAAGCCCGACCATCAAGAAAACTAGTCAAAACATGCCAtaaaaaccctttttttttcctactccttttcttttccataccCACCTTAGCTCCGTGCCTCAATGATTCTTGTACTAACAATTGTAACATTGAAatccaaatttataaacaacttctacaaatttttaatgtaGGAGTGAGGATTTAAACTCGGGACCTCTTGTCCACAGGTACATACAAGTGTCCACACGAACTAAGTGCATGTCCACCTTCTACAccttctacaaattttaaaaaccataaattacaaactttcaGTTCAACTCATTAACGTTGAAcacaataactaatttaattttgataaaatcacttatttcaatctaattataattacaatagttaacttttaaaaaagtactattgtattattattgaatagaaagtaataattggaaaaaattagtaaagatttaagaatattattgttgaataTCATGTTTTCTGAGCATGTTAACGAGGGTTCGAATTTTGTACTTCGTgtaaaaaagttttttcttgatggaccaTGTCCATTTTCTTATCCTAAaccaaaaattataaatgtttatgttttcaataacTCCAATAAAATAAGCATAAttgaaaccaataaaaataattgaaaaaagtaaaaggaaatcgataaaaataattgaaaaaaaagaaaagaaaactaataaaaataattgtgaaaCGAATTCGGATAAactactttttatgttttcaataactccttataaaatttaaaacgtttttactcttttttagaATGAGAAACAAGGAACGATTATCAAACACGtctgtttcttaaaaaataaaagcaaaatcaGGAAACAAAGAACGAGAATGTTACCAAACGAGTCCTAATTACCTTatgttttgtaattaaatttttagtttcttcgGCCCTCATTGAGCTTCTCTCCTTCCTCTTTATATGTGATCATCCTCATCAGTTTTGgtatcataaaaaattatatatgtattgtCTGATCTCTAAAACTCTTGACTCTGTCTTGC
This is a stretch of genomic DNA from Cucumis sativus cultivar 9930 chromosome 4, Cucumber_9930_V3, whole genome shotgun sequence. It encodes these proteins:
- the LOC101208325 gene encoding transcription factor bHLH101 — translated: MEPFFQFSSLQPSQQVKLESCPTPLSAGVVADDITDMAKKLKHNANERDRRRKINSLYCSLRCLLPPTDSMKRMSNPSTISKALKYIPELQQQVEGLRRRKEGLVTKLNEENLKQIRKNNKEPWMSSFCAVNWLSETEALLQIALEDQTHTQLPFSQILLSLEEDGLLLLTASSFRSFNGRLFLTLLLQAKANTLPRVLQEILNKKLEPL